The Niallia alba genome includes a window with the following:
- a CDS encoding CobW family GTP-binding protein — translation MKKINVYLINGFLGSGKTTTLLKCMEYFKGKNKKYAIILNELGETNIEKHLFKDESLYELLNGCVCCSIKEDLRTTLDELAETLHKENIEVVLLEGTGVANPSEIMETFNEKQYREVFEIAESICLIDSLHFTEYTSVFSSSKEVRQLQKEQIENGTVLVLNKVDQLSRKLAIEKVEKRIRKLNAEAPLLYSNYGNGVTEYLESQQKNSKIKERSISGHHHHHHHHHIKAIKVEQTTAMTKRELRDFLKSNQDKLLRAKGTIKNSDDQSWYHFQYASGLLEWQKVNEYLPNRKGEIILIGERLSEKVTI, via the coding sequence ATGAAAAAAATTAATGTTTATTTAATAAATGGGTTCCTTGGAAGCGGAAAAACAACAACTCTATTAAAATGCATGGAGTATTTTAAGGGGAAGAATAAAAAGTATGCGATTATCCTTAATGAACTTGGTGAAACAAATATAGAAAAACACCTATTTAAAGATGAGTCACTCTATGAACTGTTAAATGGCTGTGTATGCTGCTCCATCAAAGAGGATTTAAGAACAACGCTCGATGAACTGGCAGAGACATTACATAAAGAAAACATTGAAGTCGTTTTATTAGAAGGTACAGGAGTAGCAAATCCTTCCGAAATAATGGAGACATTTAATGAAAAGCAATATAGGGAAGTTTTTGAGATTGCTGAAAGTATTTGTTTGATTGATAGTTTGCATTTTACGGAATATACGAGTGTTTTTTCGAGTAGCAAAGAAGTGAGACAGCTGCAAAAAGAGCAAATTGAAAACGGAACAGTACTTGTCCTAAATAAAGTTGATCAGCTTTCTAGAAAACTTGCTATTGAAAAGGTTGAAAAGCGAATTAGAAAATTAAATGCTGAAGCACCATTACTATATAGTAATTATGGAAATGGTGTAACGGAGTATCTAGAAAGCCAGCAAAAAAACAGCAAGATCAAAGAACGTTCCATTTCTGGTCACCATCATCACCATCACCACCACCATATTAAAGCAATAAAAGTGGAGCAGACAACTGCAATGACGAAAAGAGAACTAAGAGATTTCTTGAAAAGCAATCAAGATAAATTACTTCGTGCCAAAGGGACAATCAAAAATAGTGATGATCAATCATGGTATCATTTTCAATATGCTTCTGGATTGCTAGAATGGCAAAAAGTTAACGAATATCTTCCGAATCGAAAAGGCGAGATTATTTTAATAGGAGAACGATTATCTGAGAAAGTTACTATATAA
- a CDS encoding IS4 family transposase, with protein sequence MDKITRKTSFGQWFSPINLQLFEENVKTLKLDFYTKKLTTESFLKLLLFAQLEEVESLHALSDCLFDDQLQKGIDLDSISISQLSRRLNGMNPDLFQKLFLDLVSQIHAKTHNTKLVMPLKIIDSSTLPLNLTNHKWAKFRKTKAGVKLHLRLVFMEKGISYPEKAIMTTAKEHDRGQLEVMVDDKECMYVFDRGYLDYERFDRMTDDGYFFLSRLRKNAVIREVYDFKLPENTSVLSDQMVLIGTTQNRAENYFRLLKVIDSKGNELHLITNRFDLSAEEISKMYKSRWAIELFFKWIKQHLHIKKFYGQSEWAIQNQVFIALIVFCLHVLAQIETKSKRKTLQISRYLRAALWKPAHIWLRKIEGKTIP encoded by the coding sequence ATGGACAAGATTACACGAAAAACTTCATTTGGACAATGGTTTTCACCAATAAATCTTCAATTATTTGAAGAAAACGTGAAAACGTTGAAATTAGATTTCTATACGAAAAAACTAACGACAGAGTCATTTCTAAAATTATTACTTTTTGCGCAGCTAGAAGAAGTCGAAAGTCTGCATGCGCTGAGCGATTGTCTTTTCGATGATCAACTGCAAAAGGGCATTGATCTTGATTCTATCAGTATTTCCCAACTCTCACGCCGTTTAAATGGCATGAATCCAGACTTATTCCAAAAGCTTTTCCTTGATTTAGTTTCACAAATTCATGCCAAAACGCACAACACGAAACTTGTGATGCCATTAAAAATCATTGATTCAAGCACATTGCCTCTCAATTTGACTAATCATAAATGGGCAAAATTCCGCAAAACAAAAGCGGGTGTTAAATTGCACTTACGCCTTGTGTTTATGGAAAAAGGTATATCCTATCCCGAAAAGGCCATTATGACAACGGCCAAAGAACATGACCGCGGTCAGCTTGAAGTAATGGTTGATGACAAGGAATGTATGTATGTGTTTGACCGTGGTTACTTAGACTACGAACGCTTTGATCGGATGACAGATGACGGCTACTTTTTCCTTTCTAGGCTGCGAAAAAACGCAGTCATACGGGAGGTTTACGATTTTAAACTACCCGAGAATACATCTGTTTTGTCGGATCAAATGGTGTTGATTGGTACGACGCAAAACCGTGCCGAAAATTACTTTCGTCTTCTAAAAGTGATTGATTCAAAAGGAAATGAGCTTCATTTAATCACAAATCGTTTTGATTTAAGTGCTGAAGAAATCTCAAAGATGTATAAATCACGCTGGGCGATTGAGTTATTTTTCAAATGGATTAAACAACATCTCCATATCAAAAAGTTTTACGGCCAAAGCGAATGGGCAATTCAGAATCAAGTGTTTATCGCACTTATTGTTTTTTGCCTGCATGTTCTCGCACAAATCGAGACAAAAAGTAAACGAAAAACCCTACAAATTAGCCGATATTTACGGGCAGCTTTGTGGAAACCAGCACATATTTGGCTTCGAAAGATTGAAGGAAAAACCATTCCTTAA
- a CDS encoding permease — MSIPTRVKDILIFGLFLAMMYLFFFGDIYVANKWNFVLPDQIKTIFVLFLGIMLEALPFLLLGAIASSVINLYISEEYIARIMPKNPFAAIGVALIAAVITPVCECAIIPVVRRLIQKGIPVHIGVVLLMGAPILNFIVFGSTYYAFQNNLSIAYGRFIICILASIIVSIIVYMLFSKQKVLKTHREDLMAVVPINENKGDSKWKGILHHTCHEFFTIGKYFIIGAVFASVAQVYLKDSYIMQAGESSIEGTAVMMGLAYVLSLCSEADAFVAASFSKMFTPEAIIGFLVFGPILDFKNTFVMMASFRIKFVLLFILIVTIVVFILSLVSGLFLA; from the coding sequence ATGTCTATCCCAACACGTGTAAAAGATATTCTTATATTTGGCTTGTTTCTGGCTATGATGTATTTATTTTTTTTCGGAGATATTTACGTTGCGAATAAATGGAATTTCGTATTGCCAGATCAGATAAAAACCATTTTTGTTTTATTTCTTGGAATTATGCTTGAGGCCCTACCATTTTTATTATTAGGAGCAATTGCCTCTTCTGTTATTAATCTATATATTTCTGAGGAGTATATTGCTAGAATCATGCCCAAAAATCCATTTGCAGCTATAGGTGTCGCATTAATTGCTGCAGTAATTACTCCTGTGTGTGAATGTGCGATTATCCCAGTTGTGCGCAGGCTTATTCAAAAAGGAATTCCTGTCCATATCGGTGTCGTTCTCTTAATGGGAGCACCAATCCTTAATTTTATCGTGTTTGGCAGTACTTATTATGCCTTCCAAAATAATTTATCGATTGCATACGGACGTTTTATTATTTGTATCTTGGCAAGCATCATTGTGAGTATCATCGTATATATGCTTTTTTCGAAACAAAAGGTATTAAAAACACACAGAGAAGATTTAATGGCAGTTGTTCCTATTAATGAAAATAAAGGTGATTCCAAGTGGAAAGGGATCTTACATCATACATGCCATGAATTCTTTACGATTGGCAAATATTTTATTATTGGAGCAGTATTTGCTAGTGTTGCACAAGTTTATTTAAAAGATAGTTATATAATGCAAGCTGGAGAATCATCAATCGAAGGCACCGCTGTGATGATGGGACTAGCATATGTGTTATCGCTTTGCTCTGAGGCAGATGCTTTTGTTGCAGCTTCCTTCTCAAAGATGTTTACACCTGAAGCAATTATTGGATTTTTAGTGTTTGGACCTATTCTTGATTTTAAAAATACTTTCGTTATGATGGCTTCATTTCGGATAAAGTTTGTCCTGCTATTTATTTTGATTGTTACGATTGTTGTCTTTATACTTTCTTTAGTATCAGGATTGTTTTTGGCATAA
- the thiM gene encoding hydroxyethylthiazole kinase: MNEKYEMLIPKVLTKLRAQVPLVHNITNVVVTNFTANGLLAIGASPVMAYAKEEVADMATVANALVLNIGTLTAENVESMIIAGKAANLANTPVILDPVGAGATRYRTESVHRIMKEVEITLLRGNAAEVANVAGIKAKMRGVDSVSEHNNSEIALEAAKLLQVPVVITGEKDIVAVNEKLSIVHNGHQMLTKVTGTGCLLSSILGAFIAVEEDVFLASTAGLVTYGVAAERAFEKTKEEGPGSFQIELLNQLMKIKEEDIKKWMKVESIRG; encoded by the coding sequence ATGAATGAAAAATATGAAATGTTGATACCGAAAGTACTAACAAAATTACGAGCGCAAGTTCCGTTAGTTCATAATATTACAAACGTAGTAGTCACTAATTTTACAGCGAATGGCTTATTAGCAATTGGGGCTTCTCCAGTAATGGCATATGCAAAGGAAGAGGTTGCAGATATGGCAACAGTAGCGAATGCCCTTGTTCTCAATATTGGAACATTAACTGCTGAAAACGTAGAAAGCATGATTATTGCTGGAAAGGCTGCAAATTTGGCTAATACTCCTGTTATCTTAGACCCGGTTGGGGCTGGAGCTACTAGATATCGTACGGAATCTGTACATCGTATTATGAAGGAAGTGGAAATCACTTTACTACGAGGAAATGCAGCAGAAGTAGCGAATGTTGCTGGTATTAAAGCAAAAATGAGAGGCGTAGATTCTGTTAGTGAACATAATAATAGCGAAATCGCGCTAGAAGCTGCAAAGCTATTACAGGTACCAGTTGTTATAACAGGAGAAAAAGATATAGTAGCTGTTAACGAGAAGCTATCTATAGTACATAATGGCCATCAGATGTTAACAAAGGTTACGGGGACAGGCTGCTTACTATCTTCTATTCTTGGAGCATTTATCGCTGTAGAAGAAGATGTTTTCCTTGCTTCAACAGCAGGTTTAGTGACATATGGGGTTGCAGCTGAGCGTGCCTTTGAAAAGACGAAAGAAGAAGGACCAGGAAGTTTTCAAATTGAGTTATTGAATCAATTAATGAAAATTAAAGAAGAAGATATAAAAAAATGGATGAAAGTAGAGAGTATAAGGGGGTAA
- a CDS encoding ammonium transporter yields MENLEFLMNSLWTMIAAILVIFMLGGFILLEAGSTRMKNAGHIAGKTIFTFGIASLVFWAVGYGFIFGDNANFFVGMSDFFFNGGEVGQIDGDGLQTTVFFIFQLAFAGISLTIALGGFAERAKLSVYLIFSVLFGILVYPIIAHWIWGSGWLAEHGKQDFAGSTVVHLTGAAAALAATMLLKPRIGKYNADGSANPIFGHNQVYTALSVLILWVGWFGFNAGSTVSVADGFFGYVALNTNLAAAAGAVAALLISWIVLGKSDITTMLNGALAGLVAITASCAFVEPWAAVVIGLIAGVLVFYSVRFFESRKIDDPIFALSVHGTAGIWGTLSNGLFATAELAEYTGVGKAGLFDGGGFGQLGVQALGVLTCGLFAFAISYAILFVIKKVSGLRVTEEEEIMGLDISEHGSYGYPEAFLPKEETKSL; encoded by the coding sequence ATGGAAAATTTGGAATTTTTGATGAACAGCTTGTGGACGATGATTGCTGCAATTTTAGTTATTTTTATGCTTGGTGGATTTATATTATTAGAAGCAGGTTCCACAAGAATGAAAAATGCGGGACATATTGCTGGTAAAACCATCTTCACATTTGGAATTGCTTCCTTAGTATTTTGGGCTGTGGGCTATGGCTTTATTTTCGGAGATAATGCGAATTTCTTTGTAGGGATGAGTGACTTTTTCTTCAATGGAGGTGAAGTTGGTCAAATTGATGGCGATGGATTACAAACAACTGTATTCTTTATTTTCCAACTAGCATTTGCAGGAATTTCCTTAACGATTGCGCTTGGTGGATTTGCAGAACGTGCGAAATTATCTGTTTATCTTATCTTCTCTGTGTTATTCGGTATTTTAGTTTACCCAATCATCGCCCATTGGATTTGGGGCAGCGGCTGGTTAGCGGAGCACGGAAAACAGGACTTTGCAGGATCCACTGTTGTTCACTTAACTGGTGCGGCAGCAGCGCTTGCAGCGACAATGCTTTTAAAACCACGTATTGGAAAATACAATGCTGACGGTTCAGCAAACCCAATTTTCGGGCATAACCAAGTATATACGGCATTAAGTGTATTAATTCTTTGGGTAGGTTGGTTTGGTTTTAATGCAGGTAGTACAGTTTCTGTAGCTGACGGTTTCTTCGGATATGTTGCTTTAAACACAAACTTAGCAGCAGCAGCAGGTGCGGTTGCAGCGTTACTAATTTCTTGGATTGTATTAGGGAAGTCAGATATCACTACAATGCTGAATGGTGCATTAGCTGGACTTGTTGCAATCACAGCATCTTGTGCATTCGTTGAGCCTTGGGCAGCGGTTGTTATTGGTTTAATTGCTGGAGTGCTTGTGTTTTATAGTGTTCGCTTCTTTGAAAGCAGAAAAATCGATGATCCAATCTTTGCATTATCCGTGCATGGAACAGCGGGGATTTGGGGAACATTATCCAATGGTTTATTTGCTACAGCAGAGTTAGCGGAGTACACGGGAGTAGGTAAAGCTGGTCTATTTGATGGCGGTGGATTTGGTCAATTAGGTGTTCAAGCGCTTGGCGTACTTACTTGTGGACTATTCGCTTTTGCAATAAGCTATGCCATTCTATTTGTTATCAAGAAAGTTAGCGGTCTACGTGTAACAGAGGAAGAAGAAATCATGGGCTTAGATATTAGTGAACATGGTTCATACGGTTACCCAGAAGCTTTCTTGCCAAAAGAAGAAACAAAAAGCCTATAA
- a CDS encoding YjcZ family sporulation protein has translation MYGYGGYGYGCGYGAGPGVGYGGGFALIVVLFILLIIVGATFIC, from the coding sequence ATGTACGGTTATGGTGGATATGGTTATGGATGCGGATATGGAGCTGGACCTGGTGTAGGATACGGCGGCGGTTTCGCATTAATCGTAGTATTATTTATCTTGTTAATTATCGTTGGTGCAACTTTTATTTGCTAA
- the thiE gene encoding thiamine phosphate synthase, which translates to MTSYTKERMKQLLKVYFIMGSNNNSTLAPEIILEEALKGGISIFQFREKGTGALKGAAKIQLAKRMQELCNQYHVPFIVNDDIELALALDADGVHIGQDDENAIKVRQLFANKLVGVSAHTIEEVKEAIEAGADYIGIGPIYPTSTKKDAKEVQGTSLIEKVKEANLTIPIVGIGGITAENAFPVIQAGADGVAIISEISMADNPYEQTKRLKKVVFGQG; encoded by the coding sequence ATGACATCTTATACAAAAGAACGAATGAAACAACTGCTCAAAGTATATTTTATTATGGGAAGTAACAATAATAGTACACTTGCTCCAGAAATTATTTTAGAAGAAGCATTAAAAGGTGGTATTTCTATTTTTCAATTCAGAGAAAAAGGAACTGGGGCATTAAAAGGAGCGGCCAAAATTCAATTAGCAAAAAGAATGCAAGAACTTTGCAATCAATATCATGTTCCATTTATTGTGAATGATGATATTGAACTAGCCTTAGCATTAGATGCAGATGGCGTGCATATAGGGCAAGATGATGAAAACGCCATAAAAGTACGGCAATTGTTTGCAAATAAATTAGTGGGAGTATCTGCTCACACTATAGAGGAAGTTAAAGAGGCAATCGAGGCAGGTGCTGATTATATAGGCATAGGTCCTATCTACCCGACGAGCACAAAGAAAGATGCTAAAGAAGTGCAAGGAACCTCACTTATCGAAAAAGTCAAAGAGGCAAACCTTACTATACCAATCGTTGGTATAGGGGGGATTACAGCCGAAAATGCTTTTCCTGTTATTCAAGCTGGTGCCGATGGAGTCGCCATTATTTCAGAAATTAGTATGGCGGATAATCCCTATGAGCAAACAAAGCGATTAAAGAAAGTAGTGTTTGGCCAAGGGTAA
- a CDS encoding methyl-accepting chemotaxis protein, with protein sequence MKKFYIRKNKGIPLKKKLIFSFLVMLLIPSILIGAFSFLYANKQMEKDFINNASTNLNMLDTSITNLMSAKVYDISALAETLTKETIEKDSAIIQNTIEQYSQVHPEVSSIYIGTNDGKLFQKSTEELDDHMDPRLRDWYKAAVNKPGEAVIMDPYLSPVSQKMVITIGKTIADNAGVMAVTMNLDYLAELSGEITFGQEGYVILLDQKKRFIVHPDEKQGDIVKDAFYETLYERQAGTLDYSANKVNRKMVYQTNKLTGWKLAGTMEKSEIVNNSRGLLYTIAGILTGSLIIGGIMMMLIVSSIIKPIKKLKEQAIAVSKGDLTTSINIATKDEIGDVAAAFHTMQHNLQQLIKNIEHSSENVAASAGQLTASANEVTIASEHVTNTIQQVASGAEIQTKGLDNNVDNIKSVLEGTNQIVAFSKKVSDLSTGTITKAHAGGSSIQATLEQMQVISETVAESNKMIKELVEQSKHIGKITESITTISEQTNLLALNAAIEAARAGEKGKGFAVVANEVRKLAEQSGEFANNISQLINSVEKTTENTVHRMAEVSLAVQAGLKVTDESNTRFQEIVHSMKEMTPHIQHVTDTSNEMAITLNEVSISAGELAQIAYDNATSSEEVVSLTEEQLAAMEEISGSAKNLSEMAKELRKNLHQFTY encoded by the coding sequence ATGAAAAAATTTTATATTCGAAAAAATAAAGGAATTCCGCTAAAAAAGAAGCTTATTTTTTCTTTTTTAGTGATGTTATTAATTCCAAGTATCCTAATTGGTGCATTTTCCTTTTTATATGCAAATAAGCAAATGGAAAAGGACTTTATAAACAATGCAAGTACTAATTTAAACATGCTAGATACATCGATAACTAACCTAATGTCCGCAAAGGTTTATGATATCTCGGCACTGGCAGAAACGCTGACGAAGGAAACAATCGAAAAAGATTCAGCGATTATTCAGAACACAATTGAACAATATAGCCAAGTCCATCCTGAAGTCTCGAGTATCTATATAGGGACAAATGATGGAAAGCTTTTTCAGAAGTCTACAGAGGAACTCGATGATCATATGGATCCTAGATTGAGAGACTGGTATAAAGCAGCTGTTAATAAACCAGGGGAAGCCGTTATCATGGATCCTTATCTATCCCCAGTTTCTCAGAAAATGGTTATTACAATAGGAAAAACAATTGCAGACAATGCAGGAGTTATGGCCGTTACGATGAATTTAGATTACTTAGCAGAGCTATCAGGTGAGATCACGTTTGGTCAAGAAGGTTATGTTATTCTTCTTGATCAGAAGAAACGTTTTATCGTTCATCCTGATGAAAAACAAGGAGACATTGTGAAAGATGCTTTTTACGAAACGCTTTATGAGAGACAAGCTGGAACATTGGATTATTCAGCAAATAAAGTTAATCGAAAAATGGTTTATCAGACGAATAAACTGACCGGATGGAAGCTAGCTGGAACGATGGAAAAATCAGAAATTGTCAATAATTCTAGAGGTCTTTTGTATACGATTGCAGGGATATTAACAGGATCTCTTATTATTGGAGGAATAATGATGATGCTTATTGTTTCCTCTATCATCAAGCCGATAAAAAAATTAAAAGAACAAGCAATTGCAGTTAGCAAAGGTGATTTAACAACCTCCATTAATATTGCAACAAAAGATGAAATTGGCGATGTAGCGGCTGCTTTTCATACGATGCAGCATAATTTGCAACAACTTATCAAAAATATTGAACATAGTTCAGAGAATGTCGCAGCAAGTGCGGGTCAGTTAACAGCAAGCGCTAATGAAGTAACCATTGCTTCAGAGCATGTAACCAATACAATTCAACAAGTTGCAAGTGGCGCGGAAATACAGACAAAAGGGTTAGATAATAATGTAGATAATATCAAATCTGTCTTAGAAGGAACAAATCAAATTGTTGCCTTTAGTAAGAAAGTGTCCGATCTTTCAACTGGCACAATAACAAAAGCCCATGCCGGCGGAAGTTCTATTCAAGCAACACTAGAACAAATGCAAGTAATAAGTGAGACCGTAGCAGAATCAAATAAAATGATTAAAGAACTAGTCGAGCAATCCAAACATATTGGGAAGATTACAGAAAGTATTACCACAATCTCAGAACAAACAAATCTATTAGCTTTAAATGCGGCGATAGAAGCTGCCAGAGCAGGAGAGAAAGGAAAAGGGTTTGCGGTTGTTGCTAATGAAGTACGCAAACTTGCTGAGCAGTCAGGTGAATTTGCGAATAATATCTCTCAATTAATTAATAGTGTTGAGAAAACGACCGAAAATACGGTGCATCGAATGGCAGAGGTATCACTGGCAGTTCAAGCAGGGTTAAAAGTAACAGATGAATCAAATACAAGGTTTCAAGAAATCGTTCATAGTATGAAGGAAATGACACCACATATTCAACATGTTACCGATACTTCAAACGAAATGGCTATAACGTTAAATGAAGTAAGCATTTCAGCTGGTGAATTAGCCCAAATTGCTTATGATAATGCTACTTCCTCTGAAGAAGTCGTTTCTTTAACGGAAGAACAACTAGCCGCTATGGAAGAAATTTCTGGGTCGGCAAAGAACTTATCAGAGATGGCTAAAGAGCTTAGGAAGAATCTTCATCAATTTACCTATTAA
- a CDS encoding TIGR03943 family putative permease subunit, which translates to MKIKWSPTWQLANELQGIVLIGFSLLIFKLMVTGEVVRLVAPKMVPLLYITMALLFLLGFFRLLNSNLKGADCDCDVCDENASLMNLTFSYLLFFSPLFLFFTQQDMSINKSILPNTQFEHGQTFSVSQVNNEAANDEDMIAIEDDNYLQTMDMINTNLDNLVGKEIMITGFIHREESFTDKQAVIARYVMTHCIADLGLYGYLIEGEVNELQNEQWYVIKGKLEKKEYEGQLMPVIKVEKVEVTEEPEEEYLYALDY; encoded by the coding sequence ATGAAAATCAAATGGAGTCCAACCTGGCAATTGGCAAACGAACTGCAAGGAATTGTGTTGATTGGCTTCAGTCTCCTTATTTTTAAATTAATGGTGACAGGAGAGGTAGTGCGACTTGTTGCCCCGAAGATGGTGCCATTGTTATATATAACCATGGCCCTGTTATTTTTGCTTGGATTTTTTAGATTGCTTAACAGTAATTTAAAGGGGGCTGATTGTGATTGTGATGTGTGCGACGAAAATGCCTCTTTAATGAATCTTACTTTTTCTTATTTATTATTTTTTAGCCCTTTATTTTTGTTTTTCACCCAACAAGATATGTCCATTAACAAAAGCATTCTCCCAAATACTCAATTTGAGCATGGTCAAACTTTTTCTGTTAGTCAAGTTAATAACGAAGCAGCAAATGATGAAGATATGATTGCAATAGAGGACGATAATTATTTACAAACGATGGACATGATTAATACAAATTTGGACAATTTAGTTGGGAAAGAAATAATGATTACAGGTTTTATCCATCGAGAGGAATCGTTTACCGACAAACAAGCAGTTATTGCCAGATATGTGATGACTCATTGTATCGCTGATCTTGGGTTGTATGGCTATTTGATTGAGGGAGAAGTAAATGAATTACAAAATGAACAGTGGTATGTGATAAAAGGAAAATTGGAGAAAAAGGAATACGAAGGTCAGTTAATGCCAGTTATTAAGGTCGAAAAGGTAGAAGTGACGGAAGAACCTGAGGAAGAATACTTATATGCATTAGACTATTAG
- a CDS encoding DUF294 nucleotidyltransferase-like domain-containing protein, giving the protein MIIEGSAWMCSNTIGLSELKKDKKLFLRSNSYNNSELNDFHDQIFKQLFHFVLAEYTKAFGDPPCSFVWFVTGSAGRKEQGILSDQDHGIIYEVKDSSYKEYFLKFGEFLSDALDEIGYPYCEGNVMSSNFVWCKSLEEWKQQLQQWMEKENWESIRFLQIFYDSRKIFGEHEYVQELRNYIHAYCRLHPNLLKRFMNNVMRIKKGVGIFGQFFVERTGSHRGSIHLKHTMYLPYVNSIRLLAIKESIQRTSTIDRIQALRDMEIYDEWLKPYESSFNRILEYRIDLFREAKTYEDVHYLSINQLTKEQRQEIKTLMRNGIKLYHQVHRIIEKGC; this is encoded by the coding sequence ATGATTATCGAAGGAAGTGCATGGATGTGCTCTAATACTATTGGACTAAGTGAACTGAAAAAAGATAAGAAATTATTTTTGCGATCAAATTCTTATAATAATAGTGAATTAAATGATTTTCACGATCAAATTTTTAAACAGTTATTTCATTTTGTCCTGGCTGAGTATACGAAGGCTTTTGGAGATCCGCCATGTTCGTTTGTTTGGTTTGTAACAGGGAGCGCTGGAAGAAAGGAACAAGGCATTTTAAGCGACCAAGATCATGGAATCATCTATGAAGTGAAAGATTCGTCCTATAAGGAGTATTTTTTAAAATTTGGAGAATTTCTAAGTGATGCGTTAGATGAGATCGGATATCCCTACTGTGAAGGGAATGTTATGAGCAGTAATTTTGTTTGGTGCAAATCCTTAGAAGAGTGGAAACAACAATTGCAACAATGGATGGAAAAGGAAAACTGGGAATCTATTAGATTTTTACAAATTTTTTATGATAGTAGAAAAATATTTGGCGAACATGAATATGTCCAAGAACTAAGAAATTATATCCATGCGTACTGTAGATTACATCCCAATCTCTTAAAAAGATTTATGAATAATGTAATGCGTATAAAGAAAGGTGTTGGAATATTCGGTCAGTTTTTCGTGGAAAGAACTGGAAGTCACAGAGGATCGATTCATTTAAAGCATACTATGTATTTGCCTTATGTGAATTCAATCAGGCTCCTTGCAATTAAGGAAAGTATTCAACGAACTTCAACTATTGATCGGATACAGGCATTGCGGGATATGGAAATATATGATGAATGGCTAAAACCATATGAATCCTCTTTTAATAGAATTCTAGAATATCGGATTGATTTATTTCGAGAAGCAAAAACATATGAGGATGTTCACTATCTAAGTATTAATCAATTAACGAAGGAACAAAGGCAGGAAATAAAAACATTAATGCGCAACGGTATTAAATTATATCATCAAGTACACAGGATAATCGAAAAAGGGTGTTAA
- the thiD gene encoding bifunctional hydroxymethylpyrimidine kinase/phosphomethylpyrimidine kinase has product MTTAKALTIAGSDSGGGAGIQADLKTFQELKVYGMSVITAITAQNTLGVDGVYPMMLEAIEKQLECIAVDLQPDALKTGMLFNSEIIELVANKMEQYKWKNLVVDPVMIAKGGANLLQQEATESMKRKLLPLATVLTPNIPEAEELTGISIRNMEERKEAAKRLSAMGVNYVIIKGGHGDEKEAVDLLFDGSHFSSLVAERIPTKNTHGTGCTFSAAITAALANGYSINDAFQLGKDFIHQAIKNDLHIGSGHGPTNHWAYQESKR; this is encoded by the coding sequence ATGACCACAGCAAAAGCTTTAACAATAGCAGGATCAGATAGTGGAGGTGGGGCTGGAATTCAGGCAGACTTAAAAACTTTCCAAGAACTTAAAGTATATGGAATGAGCGTGATTACCGCAATAACAGCGCAAAATACCCTTGGTGTTGATGGAGTATACCCAATGATGCTCGAGGCAATAGAAAAACAATTAGAATGCATCGCTGTTGATTTACAGCCAGATGCCTTAAAAACAGGAATGTTATTTAATAGCGAAATAATTGAATTAGTAGCCAATAAAATGGAACAATACAAATGGAAAAATTTAGTTGTTGATCCAGTCATGATTGCTAAAGGCGGAGCCAATTTACTACAGCAAGAAGCAACAGAGTCCATGAAAAGGAAGCTTCTTCCCCTTGCCACTGTCTTAACACCAAATATACCTGAGGCAGAGGAATTAACTGGGATAAGCATTCGAAATATGGAGGAAAGAAAAGAAGCGGCTAAAAGATTAAGTGCCATGGGGGTTAACTATGTCATTATTAAAGGCGGACATGGGGATGAAAAGGAAGCTGTCGATTTGCTATTTGATGGCAGCCATTTTTCAAGTTTGGTAGCGGAAAGAATTCCAACCAAAAATACGCATGGGACAGGCTGTACTTTTTCTGCTGCAATAACGGCAGCTCTTGCAAATGGCTATTCTATTAACGATGCATTCCAATTAGGCAAGGATTTTATTCATCAAGCAATAAAAAATGATCTTCATATAGGAAGCGGGCATGGACCAACCAATCATTGGGCTTACCAAGAAAGCAAACGATAA